Proteins from a single region of Spirochaetota bacterium:
- a CDS encoding lysophospholipase: MGINFERIEFTINGLDKVPIYCYRWCNPENKKPDAIVQIAHGMAEHALRYEPLANFLVSKNIEVWANDHRGHGKTAASPEKCGYFSDKDGWLKVVDDLKIINDKIKDTHKNSKIILFGHSMGSFLAQTFIQRYPDSVSYVILSGTSGDPGILGSLGIIITEIFKFFGASKRRNYIMDKLSFGKYNNAFKPNKTKFDWLSRDELEVKKYIDDPYCGFVCTTLFFNDLLKGIKSNFKDCNLKKINKDIKIYIFSGEKDPVGENTKSVLNLIKIYQKYGIKNIEYKFYKDGRHEMINEINKSEVYEDIYKWIKSIL, from the coding sequence ATGGGTATTAATTTTGAAAGAATTGAGTTTACAATTAATGGTTTAGATAAAGTTCCAATTTATTGTTATAGATGGTGTAACCCTGAAAATAAAAAACCAGATGCTATTGTTCAAATTGCTCATGGTATGGCTGAACATGCATTAAGATATGAACCTTTAGCAAATTTTTTGGTTTCTAAAAATATTGAAGTTTGGGCAAATGATCATAGAGGGCATGGAAAAACTGCTGCTTCTCCAGAAAAATGTGGGTATTTTTCAGATAAAGATGGTTGGCTTAAAGTAGTTGATGATTTAAAAATTATTAATGACAAAATTAAAGATACTCATAAAAATTCTAAAATAATTTTATTTGGGCATAGTATGGGATCTTTTTTAGCTCAAACCTTTATTCAAAGATATCCAGATTCTGTTAGTTATGTAATTCTTTCTGGCACATCTGGAGATCCTGGAATTCTTGGGAGTTTAGGAATTATTATTACTGAAATTTTTAAATTTTTCGGTGCTTCTAAAAGAAGAAATTATATTATGGATAAGTTATCTTTTGGAAAGTATAATAATGCTTTTAAGCCAAATAAAACAAAATTTGATTGGCTTTCTAGAGATGAATTAGAAGTTAAAAAATATATTGATGATCCTTATTGTGGTTTTGTTTGTACAACTTTATTTTTTAATGATTTGTTAAAAGGGATAAAATCAAATTTTAAAGATTGTAATTTAAAAAAAATTAATAAAGATATTAAGATTTATATTTTTTCAGGAGAAAAAGATCCAGTTGGTGAAAATACAAAAAGTGTATTAAATTTAATTAAGATATATCAAAAATATGGCATAAAAAACATTGAATATAAGTTTTATAAAGATGGTAGACATGAGATGATTAATGAAATTAATAAAAGTGAAGTATATGAAGATATTTATAAATGGATTAAAAGTATTTTGTAA
- a CDS encoding phosphoenolpyruvate carboxykinase (ATP), producing the protein MERIKKFLKFKNNIIENPSRRFLIHESIQTKRCFLLNCGTLSTITPEHSTGRRPQDTYTVKRDENIDKIDWLSNYNNPIDEKTFDMLLDDAIKILNNKNKLYLLDRFIGADDSYTMKVRVLTDNPLYLVFIDNMFRKNQNLSLSVFNDKDFYLIVVPNDYIDPEKYRGLLKEGKDGKISKIFIGIDYERHCGLIIGSSYMGSMKKLMFTIMNYYTIFEGILPLHCSANEGKNGDVALFLGLSGTGKTTLSTSPERLLIGDDEHGWSDNGIANFENGCYAKLINLNKEKEPDIYNACFSAREPLENGAIVENIMIFPDGSFDLFDSRLTENSRGSYPLSFLKNVKEEAKGYHPSYIIFLTADANGVLPPVSRLNEENLKFWFLMGYTSKLAGTETGIVEPQATFSRFFGAPFMPAKPHYYLNLFIEKVKKYNSKVYLVNTGWYGGQFGVGKRFDINFTRKIIESILSGKIDDAKTIYDSIFKLDVVIDVEGIEDKKLLLPSNTWLDNEAYKKQAFKLAAEFKKYFDKHYLSFKLFEDPSKVCPGY; encoded by the coding sequence ATGGAAAGAATTAAAAAATTTCTTAAATTTAAAAATAATATTATTGAAAATCCTTCCCGAAGATTTTTAATTCATGAATCTATACAAACAAAAAGATGTTTTTTGTTAAATTGTGGTACGCTTTCTACAATTACACCAGAGCATTCAACTGGAAGAAGACCCCAAGACACCTATACAGTAAAAAGAGATGAAAATATTGATAAAATTGATTGGCTTTCTAATTATAATAATCCAATTGATGAAAAAACTTTTGATATGTTGCTTGATGATGCTATTAAGATATTAAACAATAAAAATAAATTATATTTATTGGACAGATTTATTGGAGCTGATGATTCATATACTATGAAAGTTAGGGTACTTACAGATAATCCACTTTATCTTGTTTTTATAGATAATATGTTCAGAAAAAATCAGAATTTGTCTTTATCTGTATTTAATGACAAAGATTTTTACCTTATTGTTGTTCCAAATGACTATATTGATCCTGAAAAATATAGAGGTTTATTAAAAGAGGGCAAAGATGGAAAAATCTCAAAAATATTCATTGGTATTGATTATGAAAGACATTGTGGTCTTATAATCGGTTCATCTTATATGGGTTCAATGAAAAAATTAATGTTTACCATTATGAATTATTATACTATTTTTGAAGGGATTTTACCTTTACATTGTTCGGCAAATGAAGGTAAAAATGGAGATGTAGCTTTGTTTCTTGGTTTATCTGGTACAGGTAAGACAACACTATCTACTTCTCCTGAAAGACTTTTAATAGGTGATGATGAACATGGATGGTCTGATAATGGAATTGCTAATTTTGAAAATGGTTGTTATGCAAAATTAATAAATTTAAATAAAGAAAAAGAACCAGATATTTATAATGCTTGCTTTTCGGCGAGAGAACCTCTTGAAAATGGAGCTATAGTTGAAAATATTATGATATTCCCAGATGGATCATTTGATCTTTTTGATTCTAGATTAACTGAAAATAGTAGAGGATCATATCCCTTAAGCTTTTTAAAAAATGTTAAGGAAGAAGCTAAAGGATATCATCCATCATACATTATTTTTTTAACAGCTGATGCTAATGGAGTTTTACCACCTGTTTCAAGATTAAATGAAGAAAATTTAAAATTTTGGTTTTTGATGGGATATACATCAAAACTTGCAGGAACAGAAACTGGTATTGTTGAACCCCAAGCTACTTTTTCAAGATTTTTTGGGGCACCATTTATGCCAGCTAAACCTCATTATTATTTAAATTTATTTATAGAAAAGGTTAAAAAATATAATTCTAAAGTTTATCTTGTTAATACTGGTTGGTATGGTGGTCAGTTTGGAGTTGGTAAAAGGTTTGACATAAACTTTACAAGAAAAATAATAGAGAGTATTTTATCTGGGAAAATTGATGATGCTAAAACTATTTATGATTCTATCTTTAAGCTTGATGTTGTTATTGATGTTGAGGGAATAGAAGATAAAAAACTTTTGTTACCATCTAATACATGGTTAGATAATGAAGCTTATAAAAAACAAGCATTTAAGCTTGCTGCCGAATTTAAAAAATATTTTGATAAACATTACTTAAGTTTCAAGCTTTTTGAAGATCCATCTAAGGTTTGTCCAGGTTATTAG
- a CDS encoding S41 family peptidase: MKNNGYFQYPIYKNNSIYFISEENLWQYDFNIERSIKLTSTKGEIKNPVISSNGELIVFSGNEEGDEELFLLNLKNGQIYRLTYLGSNIFPIMFFDNDNKILFTSNYNNPFNEIFFLYSIDIESGEIIKINVGCARFVSFKNNNFDLNNIILQPYTEDMTQWKRYRGGSAGKLWIKKDGSKKFKLLKFEKGNISNPIFYEEFIIFISDFEGIGNLYKSDLDLKKIKKLTNHSDFYVRNPSLNYDEKIIVYQCGGNIYKFDLLTEKYDLVNINYFSSKPQKRGKYIDIENYIQGYTVSNDGKKIALNIRGKIAGMYNWYGPVDIITNKNNIRDSLPVFLSDNETICFVTDELNDVRLAISKILSSELKTKRKIFKQWDFGNIIEIESSKIKNYICISNHRNELYFIDIENETYKFIDKSSYGVIDSFSFSFDSNYIAYSFPISFNKSIIKIYDIQNDRRYEITDGLGFDFAPYFSPDGKYLLFISGRNFDPVDDYLQFEISFPFGLKPYIILLDKTLSDPFAFSLNDFEENESELNAIDLFDEMKIKKSSKTKEKIIFEFVDNLNKKEKLNEKEQRRIDFDNIKRRILEFPVVGGIYTKIEANYEKFFFLLFPLKGEFESNLKNSDFGYLYTYNLKTKEIEIFYEGVVDFKLIDNGKKLFLLTSEYDFRIIDSSEKPTDNYSFNPKDGYIDIKRIKIYVEPEGEWEQMFKEAWRLQRDYFWNENFIKEDWIEVFNKYYKILPKVSTRTELSDLIKEMQGELGTSHCYEYGGDKRKAPFYNIGFLGIDVEFDKKLNFFKILKIYPGDPWIEVNRSPFLTPGINVKEGDYIISIDGNKVDLKNPINKLLKNKPNDFVDIVIGRTIELKKDTKKIRNNNEKNDILIFKNKMIKTFHIYIKTVPSEKYLRYRHWVDNNRDYVHKKSGGKIGYIHIPDMEYFGYSEFHKYFLKEINYIGLIIDIRYNKGGFVSELIVEKLSRKIIGYDFTRWVSKPETYPKESPKGPMIFLANEYTGSDGDIFVYAVKFMKLGKILGTRTWGGIIGVSYKGGMIDGAYTTQPEYIFWFKDIGAKIENFGVEPDYEVELIPEDWQKGRDSQLDKAIHYLLKKIKKINHKDIKNVNFNNIPRI; this comes from the coding sequence ATGAAAAACAATGGCTATTTTCAATACCCTATTTATAAGAATAATTCTATATATTTTATATCTGAAGAAAACTTATGGCAATATGATTTTAATATTGAAAGATCAATTAAATTAACAAGTACAAAAGGAGAAATTAAAAATCCAGTAATATCTTCTAATGGAGAGCTAATTGTTTTTAGTGGTAATGAAGAAGGAGATGAAGAACTTTTCTTACTTAATTTAAAAAATGGACAAATATATAGATTAACATATCTAGGTTCAAATATTTTTCCTATTATGTTTTTTGATAATGATAATAAGATATTATTTACATCAAATTACAATAATCCATTTAATGAAATATTTTTCCTATATTCTATAGATATTGAAAGTGGAGAAATAATAAAAATTAATGTTGGTTGTGCAAGGTTTGTTTCTTTTAAGAACAATAATTTTGATTTAAATAACATAATATTGCAGCCATATACAGAAGATATGACTCAATGGAAACGATATAGAGGGGGTAGTGCTGGTAAACTATGGATTAAAAAAGATGGATCAAAAAAATTTAAATTATTAAAATTTGAAAAAGGTAATATTTCAAACCCTATATTTTATGAAGAATTTATTATTTTCATTTCTGATTTTGAAGGAATTGGGAATCTTTATAAATCTGATCTTGATTTAAAGAAAATTAAAAAATTAACAAATCATAGTGATTTTTATGTTAGAAATCCTTCGCTTAATTATGATGAGAAAATAATAGTATATCAATGTGGTGGTAATATATATAAATTTGATTTATTAACTGAGAAATATGATTTAGTAAATATAAATTATTTTTCTTCAAAGCCACAAAAAAGAGGAAAATATATTGATATAGAAAATTATATTCAAGGCTACACTGTTTCTAATGATGGGAAAAAAATTGCTTTAAATATAAGAGGTAAAATAGCTGGTATGTATAATTGGTATGGACCAGTAGATATAATTACTAATAAAAATAATATAAGAGATAGTTTGCCTGTTTTTTTATCAGATAATGAAACTATCTGTTTTGTTACAGATGAATTAAATGATGTTAGGTTAGCTATAAGTAAGATTTTATCATCTGAATTAAAAACAAAAAGAAAAATATTTAAACAATGGGATTTTGGGAATATTATAGAAATTGAGAGTTCTAAAATAAAAAACTATATTTGTATTTCAAACCATAGAAATGAATTGTATTTTATAGATATTGAAAATGAAACATATAAGTTTATAGATAAATCTAGTTATGGGGTAATAGATTCATTTTCATTTTCTTTTGATTCAAATTATATCGCTTATTCTTTTCCTATTTCATTTAATAAAAGTATAATAAAAATTTATGACATCCAAAATGATCGAAGATATGAAATTACAGATGGTCTTGGATTTGATTTTGCACCTTACTTTTCACCTGATGGAAAATATTTACTATTTATTTCAGGAAGAAATTTTGATCCAGTTGATGATTATTTACAATTTGAAATAAGTTTTCCATTTGGTCTTAAACCCTATATTATTTTACTTGATAAAACATTATCTGATCCTTTCGCTTTTTCTCTAAATGATTTTGAAGAAAATGAAAGTGAATTAAATGCTATTGATTTATTTGATGAAATGAAAATAAAAAAAAGTAGCAAAACAAAAGAAAAAATAATCTTTGAATTTGTGGATAATCTTAATAAAAAAGAAAAATTAAATGAAAAGGAACAACGAAGGATTGATTTTGATAATATAAAGAGAAGAATTCTAGAATTCCCTGTTGTTGGTGGAATTTATACCAAAATTGAAGCTAATTATGAAAAATTTTTTTTCTTATTATTTCCATTAAAAGGAGAATTTGAAAGTAATTTAAAAAATAGTGATTTTGGTTATTTATATACTTATAACTTGAAAACTAAGGAAATTGAAATATTTTATGAAGGTGTTGTTGATTTTAAACTTATTGATAATGGGAAAAAACTATTTTTACTTACTTCAGAGTATGATTTTAGAATAATTGATTCTTCAGAAAAACCTACTGATAATTACAGTTTTAACCCTAAAGATGGTTATATCGATATTAAAAGAATTAAAATATATGTTGAACCTGAAGGTGAATGGGAACAAATGTTTAAAGAAGCATGGAGGTTGCAGAGAGATTATTTTTGGAATGAGAACTTTATTAAAGAAGATTGGATAGAAGTTTTTAATAAATATTATAAAATTTTACCAAAAGTTTCTACAAGAACAGAATTATCTGATTTAATAAAAGAAATGCAAGGAGAACTTGGAACTTCTCATTGTTATGAATATGGAGGGGACAAAAGAAAAGCCCCCTTTTATAATATTGGATTTTTAGGAATAGATGTTGAATTTGATAAAAAACTTAATTTTTTTAAAATATTAAAAATTTATCCAGGAGATCCTTGGATAGAAGTAAATAGATCACCATTTTTAACTCCTGGTATAAATGTTAAAGAAGGCGATTATATAATCAGTATAGATGGAAACAAAGTAGATTTAAAAAATCCTATAAATAAGCTTCTTAAAAATAAACCAAATGATTTTGTTGATATAGTAATTGGAAGAACTATAGAATTAAAAAAAGATACTAAAAAAATTAGAAATAATAATGAAAAAAACGATATTTTGATTTTTAAAAATAAAATGATTAAAACATTTCATATTTATATTAAAACAGTTCCATCTGAAAAATATTTGAGATATAGACATTGGGTTGATAATAATAGGGATTATGTTCATAAAAAAAGTGGTGGTAAAATAGGATATATACATATACCTGATATGGAATATTTTGGGTATTCTGAGTTTCATAAATATTTTTTAAAGGAGATAAATTATATAGGTTTAATTATAGATATTAGATACAATAAAGGAGGATTTGTTTCAGAACTTATAGTTGAAAAATTGTCACGAAAAATTATAGGTTATGATTTTACTAGATGGGTAAGTAAACCAGAAACTTACCCTAAAGAATCTCCTAAAGGACCCATGATATTTTTGGCGAATGAATATACTGGTTCTGATGGTGATATATTTGTTTATGCAGTTAAATTTATGAAACTTGGTAAAATTCTCGGAACAAGGACTTGGGGTGGTATAATTGGGGTGAGCTATAAAGGAGGAATGATTGATGGGGCTTATACAACTCAACCAGAATATATATTTTGGTTTAAAGATATAGGAGCTAAAATAGAAAATTTTGGAGTTGAGCCAGATTATGAGGTTGAATTAATTCCGGAAGATTGGCAAAAGGGTAGAGACTCACAACTTGATAAGGCTATCCATTACTTATTAAAAAAAATAAAAAAAATTAATCATAAAGATATAAAAAATGTTAATTTTAATAACATTCCAAGGATTTAA
- a CDS encoding HD domain-containing protein has translation MFENIDCDEYINHCKEILKKLSLNQVDFDIYKEYQELLNRYLKILKEYEAILKISDQLEESLNQAQKQLIEKNKMLSDKAMLLKELVDQKTEQIKEINLALINALEMANYENDQITGLHIRRVAKLSFEIAKEMKLDNEFIQRIEMYSVLHDVGKVGIPNNILQKEDSYTEEEFNIMKKHTEIGAKMLSSSGIDQMARNIALYHHEYWNGNGYPYGIKENDIPLEARIVAVADVFDALFTKRHYKESLNFEYCFEYIINKSGIQFDPKVVEAFKRLKQKIKEIYEK, from the coding sequence TTGTTTGAAAATATAGATTGTGATGAATATATAAATCACTGCAAAGAAATTTTAAAAAAGCTTTCATTAAATCAAGTAGACTTTGATATTTATAAGGAGTACCAAGAACTTTTAAATAGATATTTGAAGATTTTAAAGGAGTATGAAGCTATACTTAAAATTTCAGATCAGTTAGAAGAATCTCTAAATCAAGCACAAAAGCAGCTTATTGAAAAGAATAAAATGTTGAGTGATAAAGCAATGCTTTTAAAGGAACTTGTTGATCAGAAAACCGAACAGATAAAAGAGATAAATTTAGCTTTAATAAATGCTTTGGAGATGGCTAATTATGAAAATGATCAAATTACAGGCTTGCATATCAGAAGGGTTGCTAAATTAAGCTTTGAAATAGCTAAAGAGATGAAATTAGATAATGAATTTATCCAAAGAATTGAGATGTATTCTGTTTTACATGATGTTGGTAAAGTTGGCATTCCAAATAATATATTACAAAAAGAAGATTCTTATACTGAAGAAGAATTTAATATTATGAAAAAGCACACAGAGATAGGTGCTAAAATGTTGTCTTCTTCTGGAATAGATCAGATGGCAAGAAATATTGCTTTATATCATCATGAATACTGGAATGGAAATGGATATCCTTATGGTATTAAAGAAAATGATATTCCACTTGAGGCAAGAATTGTTGCAGTTGCAGATGTTTTTGATGCTTTATTTACAAAAAGACATTATAAAGAATCACTTAATTTTGAATATTGTTTTGAATATATAATAAATAAGAGTGGTATTCAATTTGATCCAAAAGTTGTGGAAGCTTTTAAAAGACTTAAACAAAAAATAAAAGAGATATATGAAAAATAA
- a CDS encoding acetyl-CoA C-acetyltransferase, with amino-acid sequence MKNIYIVAAKRTAIGTFGGFFKDIHPADFGATVVKSCIDQAGIKPENIDELISGTVLQAGLGMNIARQVSIKAELPISIPSFTVNKVCGSGMKSIILACQSIIAGDNEVVVAGGTENMDMAPYILKNARYGYRLGNSEVIDHMVYDGLTDVFNNYHMGITAENLVEKYKITREEQDKFAFESQEKALKAIETGKFKEEIVPYKLIDKKGVETIFEIDEHPRRTSLEKLASLKPVFKKDGTITAGNSSGINDGASYLIIASEEACKKYNLKPLVRIANYSTAAIEPEIMGVAPAFAIRKLLQKSKLNVLDIDLWELNEAFAAQSISIFRELPDIPIEKVNVNGGAIALGHPIGASGARITTTLIYEMKKRNSRYGIASLCIGGGQATAILIENI; translated from the coding sequence ATGAAAAATATATATATCGTTGCTGCAAAAAGAACTGCTATAGGAACTTTTGGTGGTTTTTTCAAAGATATTCATCCTGCTGATTTTGGAGCAACTGTTGTTAAATCTTGTATAGATCAAGCAGGAATAAAACCTGAAAACATTGATGAATTAATAAGTGGAACAGTTTTACAAGCTGGTTTAGGTATGAATATTGCAAGACAGGTTAGTATAAAAGCCGAGCTTCCAATTTCAATTCCAAGTTTTACTGTTAATAAAGTTTGTGGTTCAGGAATGAAATCTATTATTCTTGCATGTCAATCAATTATAGCTGGAGATAATGAAGTTGTTGTTGCGGGTGGAACTGAAAATATGGATATGGCTCCTTATATACTTAAAAATGCAAGATATGGATATAGACTTGGAAATTCAGAGGTTATAGATCACATGGTTTATGATGGATTAACTGATGTTTTTAATAATTATCATATGGGAATAACTGCAGAAAATCTTGTTGAAAAATATAAAATAACAAGAGAGGAACAGGATAAATTTGCTTTTGAATCACAAGAAAAAGCATTAAAAGCTATAGAGACTGGTAAATTTAAGGAAGAAATAGTTCCATATAAACTAATAGATAAAAAAGGAGTAGAGACAATATTTGAAATTGATGAGCATCCAAGAAGAACAAGTTTAGAGAAACTTGCTTCTTTAAAACCTGTTTTTAAAAAAGATGGAACAATTACTGCAGGAAATTCGTCTGGTATTAATGATGGAGCTTCATATTTAATTATTGCTTCAGAAGAAGCTTGTAAAAAATATAATTTGAAACCACTTGTAAGAATAGCTAACTATTCCACTGCAGCTATTGAACCAGAAATAATGGGAGTAGCACCTGCTTTTGCAATAAGAAAATTATTACAAAAATCAAAGTTAAATGTTTTAGATATTGATTTATGGGAATTAAATGAAGCATTTGCAGCACAATCAATCTCAATTTTTAGAGAATTACCAGATATTCCAATTGAAAAAGTAAATGTTAATGGTGGGGCAATAGCTTTAGGACATCCTATTGGAGCCTCAGGTGCCAGAATTACAACAACATTAATTTATGAAATGAAAAAAAGAAATTCTAGATATGGTATAGCTTCTTTATGTATAGGTGGTGGACAAGCTACTGCAATATTAATTGAAAATATCTAA
- a CDS encoding 3-oxoacid CoA-transferase subunit B has translation MPNKERIAKRIAKFFKNGDVVNLGIGLPTLVANYIPKDITIILQSENGFVGLGPAPEPGNEDPDLTNAGGMPVTILPGGAFFDSSFSFLIIRGGHIDYTVLGVLEVDQEGNLANYKIPGKLVPGMGGAMDLTVGAKKVIAATLHMEKEGVPKLVRKCSLPLTAKEEVDYVVTDLGFFEIRDKKFYLKEVFQPYDIDFVIKNTNADIKVADDVKIINID, from the coding sequence ATTCCAAATAAAGAGAGGATTGCTAAAAGAATAGCTAAATTTTTTAAGAATGGAGATGTTGTTAATCTAGGAATAGGACTTCCAACTTTAGTTGCAAATTATATTCCTAAAGATATAACGATTATTTTACAATCTGAGAATGGTTTTGTAGGTTTAGGACCTGCACCTGAACCTGGTAATGAAGATCCAGATCTTACAAATGCTGGAGGTATGCCAGTTACTATTTTACCTGGTGGAGCTTTCTTTGATTCATCCTTTTCATTTTTAATAATAAGAGGTGGTCATATAGATTACACAGTACTTGGAGTTTTAGAAGTTGACCAAGAAGGGAATCTTGCAAATTACAAAATTCCTGGAAAGCTTGTTCCTGGTATGGGTGGAGCTATGGATCTTACTGTTGGAGCAAAAAAAGTTATAGCAGCTACACTTCATATGGAGAAGGAAGGAGTACCAAAGCTTGTTAGAAAATGCTCGCTTCCTCTTACTGCAAAGGAAGAAGTTGATTATGTTGTAACTGATCTTGGGTTTTTTGAAATAAGGGATAAAAAATTCTATCTAAAAGAAGTTTTTCAACCATATGATATAGATTTTGTTATTAAAAACACAAATGCTGATATAAAAGTTGCTGATGATGTTAAAATAATAAATATAGATTAA
- a CDS encoding CoA transferase subunit A, whose translation MEKKIINPQEVVSMIKDGDSLMIGGFLGCGSPLKLIDEIANSDLKNLTLICNDSGIYNPEKNIIKGVAKIVLKKKFKKIITSHIGTNRETGRQMNEGETEVILVPQGTLAERIRAAGAGLGGILTPTGIGTEVENGKKIIEIEGKKYLLELPLYADFALIKAKRADRAGNLVYSKSARNFNPVMATAAKVVIAEVDEIVEIGQIDPEDVITPSIFVDYLVLNK comes from the coding sequence ATTGAAAAAAAAATAATTAATCCGCAAGAAGTGGTCTCAATGATAAAAGATGGTGATTCCTTGATGATTGGAGGTTTTCTTGGTTGTGGTTCTCCATTAAAATTAATTGATGAAATAGCAAATTCTGATTTAAAAAATTTAACTTTAATATGTAATGATTCAGGAATATATAATCCAGAAAAGAATATAATAAAAGGAGTAGCTAAAATTGTATTAAAGAAAAAATTTAAAAAAATTATTACTTCTCACATTGGGACTAACAGAGAAACTGGGAGACAAATGAATGAAGGGGAAACCGAAGTTATACTTGTACCACAAGGGACACTTGCAGAAAGAATTAGAGCTGCAGGAGCTGGACTTGGTGGAATTTTAACTCCAACTGGAATTGGTACTGAAGTTGAAAATGGTAAAAAAATTATTGAAATAGAAGGGAAAAAGTATTTGCTTGAATTACCACTTTATGCCGATTTTGCTTTGATTAAGGCAAAAAGAGCTGATAGGGCAGGTAATCTTGTATATTCGAAATCAGCAAGAAATTTTAATCCTGTAATGGCCACAGCTGCTAAAGTAGTTATAGCTGAGGTTGATGAAATAGTTGAAATTGGTCAAATTGATCCTGAGGATGTTATAACTCCATCCATTTTTGTAGACTATCTTGTTTTAAATAAATAA
- a CDS encoding AEC family transporter, with amino-acid sequence MNIILNTILSILIPIFFGFLIKNLKVFQDGDSLIIRKFVIRCTVPFIIFKNLYSADISEFSQLLPCFSGFLLITIFYFVLVYILYDILKISKPEKNSFSFSTMYGNYGYMGWGVVNSFYGEKGLNRSIFFTIFFWPIFLITGFLFIFLKNHKGISKKVFFKTTLINASIPIISAILGILFNFFNIILPQFILNFISSFSSLTIPLILFTIGLELNLKLNFSDTRLIFLSLIIRLLLSQIFGLITIIILKIFIKNIDTITIKVILIETVMPTATMTPFFSEYTESNRSLISSIITFSTLISLVTIPIWYVLIEKFLINLLK; translated from the coding sequence ATGAATATAATATTAAATACAATTTTATCAATTTTAATACCAATTTTTTTCGGTTTTCTTATTAAAAATTTAAAAGTTTTTCAAGATGGTGATTCTCTAATAATAAGAAAATTTGTTATAAGATGCACTGTTCCATTTATAATATTTAAAAACCTTTACTCTGCAGATATCTCAGAATTCAGCCAGCTATTACCTTGTTTTTCTGGATTTTTATTAATTACTATTTTTTATTTTGTACTAGTTTACATTTTATATGATATTCTTAAAATTAGCAAACCAGAAAAGAACTCATTCTCTTTTTCTACAATGTACGGAAACTATGGTTATATGGGATGGGGGGTTGTTAATAGTTTTTATGGAGAAAAAGGGTTAAATAGATCTATTTTTTTTACTATATTTTTTTGGCCAATTTTTTTAATAACAGGTTTTTTATTCATTTTTTTAAAAAATCACAAAGGAATTTCAAAGAAAGTTTTTTTTAAAACTACTTTAATAAATGCTTCAATACCAATAATTTCAGCTATACTAGGAATTCTTTTTAATTTTTTTAATATCATACTTCCACAATTTATTCTTAATTTTATATCGAGCTTTTCAAGTTTAACTATTCCATTAATTCTCTTTACAATTGGACTTGAGTTAAATTTGAAGTTAAATTTTTCTGATACCAGATTAATATTTTTAAGTTTAATAATTAGACTATTACTATCACAAATATTTGGATTAATTACTATAATTATATTAAAAATTTTTATTAAAAATATTGATACAATAACAATAAAAGTAATTTTAATTGAAACGGTTATGCCCACTGCAACAATGACTCCTTTTTTTTCAGAATACACAGAATCTAATAGATCTTTAATTTCATCAATCATTACTTTTTCAACTTTAATAAGTTTAGTAACTATTCCTATTTGGTATGTACTAATTGAAAAATTTTTAATAAATCTATTAAAATAA